A window of the Cucurbita pepo subsp. pepo cultivar mu-cu-16 chromosome LG01, ASM280686v2, whole genome shotgun sequence genome harbors these coding sequences:
- the LOC111776224 gene encoding brassinosteroid LRR receptor kinase BRI1-like, which produces MRLLQNGVAGEPLQVDSGRSVLVGMKLDSHSRELLTWALVKVAQPGDLVIALHVLGNDEIVNRDGKSSLLSLVKTFDSVLAVYEGFCNLKQVDLKLKICRGASARKILVREAKSYSASNLIVGTARKHHKIRSSSSVAKYCAKKLPKHCWVLAVHNGKVTFERAAVATGDCQGNKVESDLGIGKDSDQGFAKGVMDSSYKPNCSICGSESSSLVQSAVISSGDGDEHDESFAIVPVQKVEVASSSITKLIKESPEVQPGWPLLRHADQSGRRASSDKALAKQISVVQWAMRLPNRSASDPAALDCNSNTSGQAMVLVGSEPVTSSLSPNPSSIPKELEGFHDKYSSSCRLFSYQELVTATSNFLPQNLIGKGGSSQVFRGRLPDDNEVAVKILKPSEDVLNEFSVEIEIITSLSHKNIISLLGFCFEDSKFLLVYDFLSRGCLEDILHGNGKSSNAFGWSKRYNVAVGVAEALDHLHSDSQHVIHRDVKSSNVLLSDNFEPQLSDFGLAKRASKSSHVTCTDVAGTFGYLAPEYFMYGKVSDKIDVYAYGVVLLELLSGRKPISTEYPKGQESLVMWARPILIDGKVSRLLDPNLGSNYNKDEMERVVLAASLCIRRTPRARPPMSHVLKLLQGDVDITKWARQQINAVEDCNALDDEVCPRSDIQSHLNVALLDVDDDSLSLSSIEQSISMEDYLQGRWSRSSGFD; this is translated from the exons ATGAGATTGCTCCAAAATGGGGTCGCCGGCGAGCCACTGCAAGTTGATTCCGGCCGTTCTGTGCTTGTGGGCATGAAATTAGACTCCCATAGTAGAGAGCTGTTAACTTGGGCTTTGGTTAAGGTCGCTCAACCGGGTGACCTTGTGATCGCTCTTCATGTTCTTGGCAACGATG AAATCGTTAATCGCGATGGGAAATCTTCGCTTCTTTCTCTTGTGAAAACGTTCGACTCTGTTCTTGCTGTTTATGAAGGTTTCTGTAACTTGAAACAG GTGGATTTGAAGCTCAAAATCTGCAGGGGAGCATCGGCTAGAAAAATCTTAGTTCGTGAAGCAAAATCGTATTCTGCATCTAATTTAATTGTTGGGACTGCTCGAAAACACCATAAAATCCGTTCATCGAGTTCGGTTGCCAAGTACTGCGCTAAAAAATTGCCCAAACATTGTTGGGTACTCGCTGTTCATAATGGGAAAGTGACATTTGAACGAGCTGCAGTAGCTACAGGGGACTGCCAAG GAAATAAAGTTGAAAGTGATCTGGGAATTGGTAAGGATTCGGATCAGGGATTTGCAAAAGGCGTAATGGATAGTTCTTATAAACCGAACTGTTCGATTTGTGGATCGGAGTCGAGTTCTTTGGTACAATCTGCAGTGATATCTTCTGGTGATGGAGATGAACATGATGAATCTTTTGCCATTGTTCCTGTTCAAAAAGTTGAGGTAGCTTCGAGTTCAATTACTAAGTTGATCAAGGAATCGCCTGAAGTACAACCCGGTTGGCCTCTTCTTCGCCATGCTGATCAATCCGGTCGACGAGCTTCGTCCGACAAAGCCTTGGCCAAGCAAATCTCTGTAGTTCAATGGGCAATGAGGTTGCCTAACCGGTCTGCTTCAGACCCTGCTGCTTTGGATTGCAATTCTAATACATCTGGTCAAGCTATGGTTCTGGTCGGTTCTGAACCGGTGACTTCTTCGCTCTCCCCCAACCCCAGTTCCATACCGAAAGAATTGGAAGGTTTTCATGATAAATACTCGTCGTCGTGTAGATTGTTTAGTTATCAAGAACTCGTTACAGCAACGTCGAATTTCTTACCTC AAAACTTGATAGGGAAAGGAGGAAGCAGCCAGGTTTTTAGAGGTCGTCTTCCCGACGACAACGAGGTTGCTGTCAAGATCTTGAAGCCATCGGAAGACGTTCTAAACGAGTTCTCTGTGGAAATCGAGATCATTACGTCCTTAAGCCACAAGAATATCATTTCTCTCTTGGGATTTTGCTTTGAAGATAGTAAATTCCTGTTGGTTTATGATTTCCTGTCAAGAGGATGCCTTGAAGATATCCTTCATG GGAATGGAAAGAGTTCGAACGCATTTGGCTGGAGCAAAAGATATAACGTAGCCGTCGGTGTAGCCGAGGCGTTGGATCATCTTCACAGCGACTCTCAGCACGTGATCCATAGGGATGTTAAATCGTCGAACGTTTTGTTATCTGACAATTTCGAACCGCAG tTATCAGATTTCGGGCTGGCGAAACGAGCATCAAAATCATCGCACGTAACCTGTACTGATGTTGCAGGAACGTTCGG TTATCTGGCTCCGGAGTATTTCATGTACGGTAAGGTAAGTGACAAGATTGATGTCTATGCTTATGGTGTGGTACTCCTTGAACTTCTTTCTGGGAGAAAACCGATAAGTACCGAGTATCCGAAAGGACAAGAAAGCCTAGTCATGTGG GCAAGGCCAATTTTAATCGACGGGAAGGTGTCTCGGTTACTCGATCCTAACTTGGGAAGTAACTACAACAAGGACGAGATGGAGCGTGTCGTTTTAGCAGCTAGCCTTTGTATCAGACGCACTCCACGAGCTAGGCCTCCAATGAGCCAT GTTCTAAAACTTCTCCAAGGCGACGTAGATATAACCAAGTGGGCAAGGCAACAGATCAATGCTGTAGAGGATTGCAACGCTCTAGACGATGAAGTATGTCCTCGATCCGATATTCAATCACATCTCAATGTTGCATTGCTCGACGTCGATGACGACTCGCTCTCCCTGAGCAGCATCGAGCAGAGTATCTCAATGGAGGACTATTTGCAAGGCAGGTGGAGCCGTTCATCAGGGTTCGACTAA
- the LOC111802306 gene encoding UDP-sugar pyrophosphorylase — protein MASSVDSTALKLSQLGINADFASSVPNLKKNLHLLSAEQVDLVKILLEMGQTHLFEHWPEPGVDDNEKKAFFDQVARLNSSYPGGLASYIQTARGLLADSKAGKNPFDGFIPSVPTGEVLTFGDDSFISFEERGVKEVRKAAFVLVAGGLGERLGYNGIKVALPAETTTGTCFLQSYIEYVLALQEASNKLAGGSQAEIPFVIMTSDDTHTRTLELLESNSYFGMKPTQVKLLKQEKVACLDDNDARLAVDPHNKYRIQTKPHGHGDVHALLYSSGLLKNWLDAGLRWVLFFQDTNGLLFKAIPASLGVSATRDYHVNSLAVPRKAKEAIGGITRLTHADGRSMVINVEYNQLDPLLRATGFPDGDVNNETGFSPFPGNINQLILELGPYIDELSKTGGAIKEFVNPKYKDASKTSFKSSTRLECMMQDYPKTLPPSARVGFTVMDTWLAYAPVKNNPEDAAKVPKGNPYHSATSGEMAIYRANSLVLRKAGVQVADPVKQAFNAQEVEVWPRITWKPKWALTFSDIKSKVSGKCSISQRSTMVIKGRNVYLQDLSLDGTLIVNAVEDAEVKVSGSVQNKGWALEPVDYKDTSVPEEIRIRGFRINKIEQEERN, from the exons ATGGCATCCTCTGTCGATTCCACTGCTCTGAAGCTTTCTCAGCTTGGTATCAATGCCGATTTCGCTTCCTCTGTTCCGAATCTGAAGAAGAATCTTCACCTTCTGTCGGCTGAACAG GTTGATTTGGTGAAGATATTGTTGGAAATGGGACAGACTCATCTTTTTGAGCACTGGCCCGAGCCTGGCGTTGATGATAACGAAAAGAAGGCTTTCTTCGACcag GTTGCTCGGCTTAATTCTAGCTATCCTGGGGGTTTGGCCTCCTATATCCAGACTGCCAGAGGACTCTTAGCGGACTCTAAAGCAGGAAAGAACCCATTTGATGGCTTCATTCCCTCC GTTCCTACTGGTGAAGTTTTGACTTTCGGTGATGATAGCTTTATCAGCTTTGAGGAAAGAGGTGTAAAGGAAGTCCGGAAGGCTGCATTCGTTCTTGTTGCTGGTGGGCTTGGGGAGCGGCTAGGATATAATGGAATTAAG GTGGCTCTTCCAGCAGAAACTACTACAGGAACATGTTTCTTACAGAGTTACATTGAATACGTTTTGGCTCTTCAAGAAGCTAGCAATAAACTTGCAG GTGGAAGTCAAGCAGAGATTCCTTTTGTTATAATGACATCAGATGATACTCATACACGTACATTAGAGCTGTTGGAATCAAATTCTTATTTTGGAATGAAACCCACACaagttaaacttttaaaacag gAAAAAGTTGCCTGTTTGGATGATAATGATGCCAGGCTTGCCGTTGATCCACATAACAAGTATAGGATTCAG ACCAAGCCTCATGGCCATGGGGATGTTCATGCACTTCTCTACTCTAGTGGCCTTCTCAAAAATTG GCTCGATGCTGGTTTAAGATGGGTTCTCTTTTTCCAAGATACAAATGGGCTTCTATTCAAG GCAATTCCAGCTTCTTTGGGTGTTAGTGCTACAAGAGATTACCATGTTAATTCTCTTGCTGTTCCACGCAAAGCAAAAGAAGCCATTGGTGGAATTACTCGTCTTACTCATGCTGATG GGAGGTCTATGGTAATCAATGTGGAATATAATCAGCTTGACCCACTGCTTAGAGCAACTGGATTTCCTGATGGCGATGTCAACAATGAGACTGGCTTCTCTCCTTTTCCAGGAAATATAAACCAA CTAATTTTAGAACTTGGGCCCTATATTGACGAGCTGAGCAAAACAGGAGGTGCTATAAAGGAGTTTGTCAATCCCAA ATATAAAGATGCTAGCAAGACTTCTTTCAAGTCTTCAACCCGATTGGAATGTATGATGCAAGATTATCCGAAAACATTACCTCCCTCAGCTAGGGTTGGATTTACG GTGATGGATACCTGGCTTGCTTATGCACCGGTGAAGAATAACCCCGAAGATGCTGCTAAG gtACCGAAGGGAAACCCATATCACAGTGCCACTTCGGGCGAGATGGCCATATATCGTGCAAATTCTCTTGTTCTCAGAAAG GCCGGAGTTCAAGTAGCCGATCCAGTCAAACAGGCGTTCAATGCACAAGAGGTTGAAGTCTGGCCTCGCATCACATGGAAACCGAAATGGGCATTGACCTTTTCAGATATAAAAAGCAAAGTTAGTGGAAAATGCTCCATTTCTCAGCGTTCCACTATGGTCATCAAGGGGCGTAATGTTTATCTTCAAGACCTCTCCTTGGATGGAACTCTTATTGTGAATGCAGTTGAAGATGCTGAG GTAAAAGTGAGTGGTTCAGTGCAAAACAAGGGTTGGGCTCTTGAACCCGTGGATTATAAAGACACTTCAGTGCCAGAGGAAATAAGAATAAGAGGGTTCAGAATCAACAAAATCGAgcaggaagaaagaaattag
- the LOC111790887 gene encoding probable calcium-binding protein CML44, whose protein sequence is MSPIITINDLLRIFNKLDMNRDGLICLHDLNWLLDKIGVELTMEDLHSFLEKPSLDFNEFLFFYESISKQNKGECKGGVSHVNAREEDIDIVYMAFKVFDMNDDGFISCEELQLVLSRLELWDVNIDCKSMIRAYDTNLDGMLDFEEFKNMMSLTSS, encoded by the coding sequence ATGTCTCCTATTATTACCATTAACGACTTGCTCCGCATCTTCAACAAGCTCGACATGAACCGCGATGGCCTCATTTGTCTACACGACCTCAACTGGCTCCTCGACAAGATCGGCGTCGAGCTAACCATGGAGGACTTGCACTCATTTCTAGAGAAACCAAGCCTCGACTTCAAcgagttcttgttcttttatgAATCGATATCGAAGCAAAACAAAGGCGAGTGCAAGGGAGGTGTGAGCCATGTCAACGCAAGAGAGGAAGATATCGACATTGTATATATGGCGTTTAAAGTGTTCGATATGAATGATGATGGGTTCATTTCTTGTGAGGAGCTCCAACTTGTGTTGTCAAGACTAGAGCTTTGGGATGTAAACATTGATTGTAAAAGTATGATCCGAGCTTATGATACCAATTTGGATGGGATGCTCGATTTCGAGGAGTTTAAGAACATGATGTCGTTGACAAGTTCTTGA